From Acomys russatus chromosome 2, mAcoRus1.1, whole genome shotgun sequence, one genomic window encodes:
- the LOC127201372 gene encoding cytochrome P450 7A1 has translation MMTISLIWAIAVIVCCCIWFIIGIRRRKAGEPPLENGLIPYVGCALKFGSNPLEFLRANQKKHGHVFTCRLIGKYVHFITDSLSYHKVLCHGKYFDWKIFHLTTSSKVFGHRPLYRNTTENVSATFTKTLQGDALSSLSEAMMKNLQSVLRPPSLPKSKSAAWVTEGMYAFCSRVIFESGYLTLFGRDVSKADTQRALILNSLDNFKQFDQVFPALVAGFPIHFFKTAHKAREKLAEGLKHENLSVRDQVSELIRLRMFLNDSLSTFDDMEKAKTHLAVLWASQANTIPATFWSLFQTIRNPDALKAASEEVNGVLQSAGQKLSSGEKVIHLDQEQLNNLPVLDSIIKEALRLSSASLNIRTAKEDFTLHLEYGSYDIRKDDLIALYPQLTHLDPEIYPDPLTFKYDRFLDENRKTKTTFYSNGNKLKYFYMPFGSGASVCPGRLFAIQQIKQFLILMLSYFEVELVESCATCPPLDQSRAGLGILPPLNDIEFKYKLKHYDMWLEEEFAG, from the exons ATGATGACTATTTCTTTGATTTGGGCAATTGCTGTGATAGTGTGCTGTTGCATATGGTTTATCATTGGAATAAGGAGAAG GAAAGCAGGTGAACCTCCTTTGGAGAATGGGTTGATTCCGTATGTTGGCTGTGCTCTGAAATTTGGATCCAATCCCCTTGAGTTTCTGAGAGCAAATCAAAAGAAACATGGGCATGTTTTTACCTGCAGACTAATTGGGAAATATGTCCACTTCATCACAGACTCCTTGTCATACCATAAGGTGTTATGTCATGGGAAATATTTTGACTGGAAAATATTTCATCTCACTACTTCTTCAAAG gtATTTGGACACAGACCCCTTTATAGAAATACCACAGAAAATGTAAGCGCCACTTTTACCAAAACCCTCCAGGGAGATGCTTTGAGTTCACTGTCTGAAGCCATGATGAAAAACCTCCAATCCGTCCTGAGGCCTCCTAGCCTTCCTAAATCAAAGAgtgcagcctgggttacagaaggGATGTATGCCTTCTGCTCCCGCGTGATATTTGAATCCGGGTATCTAACGCTGTTTGGCAGGGACGTTTCAAAGGCAGACACACAAAGAGCGCTTATTCTAAATAGCCTTGACAACTTCAAACAGTTTGACCAAGTCTTTCCGGCGCTGGTGGCGGGCTTCCCTATTCACTTCTTCAAGACCGCACATAAAGCCCGGGAAAAGCTGGCTGAGGGCCTGAAGCACGAGAACCTCTCTGTGAGGGACCAGGTCTCTGAACTGATCCGTCTGCGCATGTTTCTCAACGACTCTCTCTCCACCTTTGATGACATGGAGAAGGCCAAGACACACCTTGCTGTCCTCTGGGCATCTCAAGCAAACACCATTCCTGCCACTTTCTGGAGCTTGTTTCAAACGATCAG GAATCCTGATGCCTTGAAAGCAGCCTCTGAAGAGGTGAATGGAGTATTACAGAGTGCTGGCCAAAAGCTCAGCTCTGGAGAGAAGGTCATTCATTTGGATCAAGAGCAACTGAACAACTTGCCAGTGCTAG atAGCATCATCAAGGAGGCTCTGAGGCTTTCCAGTGCATCCCTGAATATCCGGACAGCTAAGGAGGATTTCACTCTACACCTTGAGTATGGCTCCTATGACATCCGAAAAGATGACCTCATAGCTCTTTACCCACAGTTAACACATTTGGACCCTGAAATCTACCCAGACCCTTTG ACTTTTAAGTATGATCGTTTCCTTGATGAAAACAGGAAGACAAAGACCACCTTTTATAGCAATGGAAATAAGCTAAAGTATTTCTACATGCCTTTTGGATCAGGAGCGTCAGTGTGCCCAGGAAGACTATTTGCTATCCAACAAATCAAGCAATTTTTAATCCTGATGCTTTCCTACTTTGAAGTAGAGTTGGTGGAGAGCTGCGCCACATGTCCCCCTCTAGACCAGTCCCGGGCAGGCTTGGGGATTTTGCCACCATTAAATGATATTGAGTTTAAATATAAACTGAAACACTATGACATGTGGTTGGAAGAAGAGTTCGCTGGATGA